One genomic window of Trichosurus vulpecula isolate mTriVul1 chromosome X, mTriVul1.pri, whole genome shotgun sequence includes the following:
- the LOC118832929 gene encoding vacuole membrane protein 1-like has protein sequence MPKMVNKPKWRRGEFRRMRTELLKAAFVETCLQMAEKKRQDWEMRRTIVLWKKPLLTLRYLLLESLITMKGWFVKLWWWRSLVALALLLFIMLGAAYHIEGAHQEYVHYVEKKLLWCGYWLGLGILSSLGFGTGLHTFLLYLAPHIASVTLAAYECGSVNFPEPPYPDRIICPDGQSIEGSVSLWTILSKVRLEACMWGVGTAIGELPPYFMARAARLSEPEADDEDFEKFVKMLEEDESPQNVASWTKQAVQNIIKKAGFFGILACASVPNPLFDLAGIACGHFLVPFWTFFGAILIGKALVKVHIQKLFVVMTFSKHIVEQMVTFIGSIPRLGPFLQKPFQEYLEAQRLNLHNKTQIKSLPEAKSWMSWIFEKLLIVMVFYFVLSIINSMAQRYAKRIQEQMNSEEKLN, from the coding sequence ATGCCTAAAATGGTGAACAAACCCAAATGGCGTAGAGGGGAATTCAGAAGGATGCGGACAGAGTTGCTCAAGGCAGCCTTCGTGGAGACATGTCTTCAAATGGccgaaaaaaaaaggcaagattgGGAGATGAGACGGACCATCGTCCTGTGGAAGAAGCCCCTCCTCACTCTGCGCTACCTTTTACTGGAAAGTCTCATCACCATGAAGGGGTGGTTTGTCAAGCTGTGGTGGTGGCGAAGCTTGGTGGCCTTAGCTTTACTTCTGTTCATCATGCTTGGCGCTGCCTATCACATCGAAGGAGCTCACCAAGAGTATGTGCACTATGTGGAGAAAAAGCTGCTGTGGTGTGGCTACTGGCTTGGCTTAGggattctctcctctcttggcttcGGAACAGGTCTCCATACTTTTCTGCTCTATCTGGCCCCTCACATCGCCTCCGTTACCCTGGCTGCTTATGAGTGTGGCAGTGTTAACTTCCCAGAGCCACCCTATCCTGATAGGATTATTTGCCCAGATGGACAAAGCATTGAAGGATCTGTCTCTTTGTGGACCATTCTCTCAAAGGTTAGGCTTGAAGCCTGCATGTGGGGTGTTGGCACAGCTATCGGAGAACTTCCCCCTTATTTCATGGCCAGGGCAGCCCGACTGTCAGAACCTGAAGCTGATGATGAAGACTTTGAGAAGTTTGTAAAAATGCTGGAAGAAGATGAATCTCCTCAAAATGTTGCTTCCTGGACTAAGCAAGCTGTACAGAATATAATCAAGAAGGCTGGGTTTTTTGGAATACTGGCCTGTGCTTCAGTTCCAAATCCTCTATTCGATCTGGCAGGGATAGCATGTGGACACTTCCTGGTTCCTTTTTGGACCTTCTTTGGTGCAATCCTCATCGGAAAAGCCTTAGTGAAGGTGCACATCCAGAAACTCTTTGTTGTTATGACCTTCAGCAAACACATCGTGGAACAGATGGTCACTTTCATTGGTTCCATCCCCAGATTAGGGCCTTTTCTGCAGAAACCATTCCAAGAGTACTTAGAGGCACAGAGGCTGAACCTTCACAacaaaactcaaataaaaagtTTGCCAGAGGCAAAAAGCTGGATGTCCTGGATTTTTGAGAAGCTGCTTATCGTGATGGTGTTCTACTTTGTGTTGTCTATTATTAATTCCATGGCACAAAGGTATGCCAAACGAATCCAAGAGCAAATGAACTCAGAGGAAAAACTGAATTAA